The proteins below are encoded in one region of Candidatus Margulisiibacteriota bacterium:
- a CDS encoding serine/threonine protein kinase: PDRWNKEQILEEHTFLGKLAANEVPVIPPLKYDNNTLFFFDNIPFAVFHKKGGRALDEFDKESWQEIGRLLGRVHNVGETFKRSERIIWKPEIVTRKNADYLLNGFLPREYQKIFADISQMFIEKTRTLFSIDPIFLIHGDCHKGNLIHRPGEGIFIIDFDDICVGPAVQDLWMLLPGSPEESGQEMEWFLEGYEVFRKFNRASFILIPALKVMRMLHFAAWCALQSKDQHFIEHFSQWGTIKYWNELIKDIQNIVYSLV; encoded by the coding sequence CCGGACCGCTGGAACAAGGAACAAATCCTTGAGGAACATACATTTCTGGGAAAATTGGCCGCAAATGAAGTTCCGGTTATCCCACCGCTGAAATATGATAACAATACTCTTTTTTTCTTTGATAATATTCCCTTTGCTGTTTTTCACAAAAAAGGAGGTCGCGCTCTTGACGAGTTTGATAAGGAAAGTTGGCAGGAGATCGGCAGATTATTAGGCCGGGTCCATAATGTGGGGGAAACATTTAAAAGGTCCGAGCGTATAATATGGAAACCTGAAATAGTTACCCGTAAAAATGCAGATTACTTATTAAATGGTTTTTTACCTCGGGAATACCAAAAAATATTCGCGGATATTTCGCAGATGTTTATCGAAAAAACCAGGACACTTTTTAGCATAGATCCGATCTTTTTAATTCATGGAGATTGTCACAAGGGGAATCTGATCCATCGTCCTGGTGAAGGTATCTTTATTATAGATTTTGACGATATCTGTGTTGGCCCTGCAGTGCAGGACCTGTGGATGCTTTTACCGGGCAGCCCGGAAGAATCCGGGCAGGAAATGGAGTGGTTTCTGGAAGGTTATGAGGTATTCAGAAAATTTAACCGGGCATCTTTTATTTTGATACCCGCTCTTAAAGTAATGCGTATGCTGCATTTCGCAGCGTGGTGTGCTTTGCAAAGCAAGGATCAACACTTTATCGAACATTTCTCTCAGTGGGGTACGATCAAATACTGGAATGAGCTGATTAAAGATATTCAGAACATTGTTTATTCGCTGGTTTAG
- a CDS encoding MFS transporter encodes MLNFLKKFQKELLLFIFGIALVAFGESIVNSTLNNFLHETFNISSFQRTFLEFPRELPGLMVVFISTALFFLPSRRLAVFAGMIGSFGLMLIAFFPTSFSIFCVWIFFFSAGQHLLLPLSSSIGMELAHKGQDGKRLGQMNSIRNLATILGSFFIFLGFNFLHLNFKISFIIAAVIYLSSAIFFYFMKPGKAHAPKLRLKLHKEYKLYYWLSILFGTRKQIFLTFAPWVLVTIYHKPTAVLATLLTIGGVAGIVFQPILGKAIDKLGEKTVLIWEAVSLVFVCLGYGFAKNLLSENLAFILVSACFVADQLLMSVNMARATYLKKIATHPDHITPTLTMSVTIDHVFSILVAILGGIIWMVFGFQYVFLFGGFIAILNFISALRIKIPEK; translated from the coding sequence ATTTGGGATAGCTTTGGTAGCCTTTGGTGAAAGCATAGTAAACTCCACGCTGAATAATTTTTTACATGAAACCTTTAATATCTCCAGTTTTCAGAGAACATTTCTGGAGTTCCCCAGAGAACTGCCCGGACTTATGGTGGTATTTATATCTACAGCGTTATTCTTTTTACCCAGCAGAAGGCTGGCTGTCTTCGCCGGGATGATCGGAAGTTTCGGTTTAATGCTTATAGCTTTTTTCCCTACTTCTTTTTCTATCTTCTGCGTCTGGATTTTTTTCTTCAGCGCAGGCCAACATTTATTATTACCCTTGTCCAGCAGTATAGGCATGGAACTGGCTCACAAAGGCCAGGATGGAAAACGTCTGGGACAGATGAACAGTATCCGCAATCTGGCCACAATACTGGGAAGTTTTTTTATTTTTCTGGGTTTTAATTTTCTGCATCTTAATTTTAAAATTTCTTTTATTATTGCCGCTGTTATTTATCTGTCTTCCGCGATATTTTTCTATTTCATGAAACCGGGCAAAGCGCACGCTCCCAAGCTCCGCTTGAAATTGCATAAAGAATATAAACTCTATTACTGGCTTTCCATATTGTTCGGTACACGTAAACAAATTTTTTTAACATTCGCACCATGGGTTCTGGTTACAATTTATCATAAACCCACTGCTGTGCTGGCTACATTGCTGACCATCGGCGGCGTTGCAGGCATTGTTTTCCAGCCGATTTTAGGTAAAGCCATTGATAAACTGGGTGAAAAAACCGTACTCATCTGGGAGGCAGTTTCTCTGGTATTTGTCTGTTTAGGCTACGGTTTTGCTAAAAATTTACTCTCTGAAAATCTTGCTTTTATACTTGTTTCCGCTTGTTTTGTGGCTGACCAGCTGCTGATGTCCGTGAATATGGCCAGAGCAACTTATCTGAAAAAAATCGCCACTCATCCGGACCATATCACTCCGACACTCACCATGTCTGTAACCATTGATCATGTTTTCTCCATACTGGTTGCCATTCTGGGTGGGATTATCTGGATGGTCTTTGGATTTCAGTATGTGTTTCTTTTCGGCGGTTTTATCGCGATTTTAAATTTCATTTCAGCGCTGCGAATAAAGATACCAGAAAAATAA